Proteins found in one Campylobacter canadensis genomic segment:
- a CDS encoding gluconokinase, translating to MKEYCIVVMGVCGSGKSTISKLLAQNIGSNFIDADDLHPRANIEKMQNAIALNDDDRMPWLERINDVFYSIQRRHTSMVIACSALKKKYRDYIRSSCKNVIFVHLYGDIDLIKQRMSKRSGHYMKENMIQSQFDTLEFPKDEDRVINIEISAPIGEILDKALIEIEKIN from the coding sequence ATGAAAGAATATTGTATTGTAGTAATGGGTGTTTGTGGCAGTGGAAAAAGCACGATATCAAAGCTTTTAGCACAAAATATTGGTAGTAATTTTATTGATGCTGATGATTTGCATCCTAGAGCAAATATTGAAAAAATGCAAAATGCAATTGCATTAAACGATGATGATAGAATGCCTTGGCTAGAAAGAATTAATGATGTTTTTTATTCTATTCAAAGAAGGCATACTTCTATGGTAATTGCCTGTTCTGCTTTAAAGAAAAAATATAGAGATTATATTCGTTCATCGTGTAAAAATGTAATCTTTGTGCATTTGTATGGAGATATAGATTTGATAAAACAAAGAATGAGTAAAAGAAGTGGTCATTATATGAAAGAAAATATGATTCAATCTCAATTTGATACTTTAGAATTTCCTAAAGACGAAGATAGGGTTATAAATATTGAAATTTCAGCACCAATTGGAGAAATTCTTGATAAAGCTTTAATTGAGATTGAAAAAATTAATTAA
- the bamA gene encoding outer membrane protein assembly factor BamA encodes MNKKSICLSLLCFNLFATDIIKEVEFNGLMHLSSEQALSNSGIKIGDEVDENNINNAVKKLFSYGFFDNISVKFSDSKLIFDVLEKPFIAKIDIKGVPSNDKKQIQNLINIKKGQAYDEKNIEEAKERISLYYQSRSFYDTVIEVDNKKLENNALVLEFNINRGEKIVINKINLVGAKKLKYSNFEPVIANKEKEFLGWFWGFNDGELKTLELINDPLRIKEEYLKKGYLDAQVSNAFLLASMQNYTAQLSYYIKEGNRYKIDDIKINNPLKEVKIDISDLKSTKGKYVNSEKVRIDIEYIKKIYQDLGYAFAQVEPKFNKNDDAQTLSLVFDIELGNKYKIKNVIISGNDKSLDKIIRRELYLTEGMQFNKTDLDDSVISLKKTGYFENVNITPSAVSSNELDLLVEVKEQSTGSISGGIGYSTSDGFLVNASVSDRNILGSGLYGGINLERSNKELTGRIFLKNPRIFDSRFALGGSLYSYTHDWLSYEEKSKGFDLDLSRDITRHLGAGIAYNLEQTSLKLYENVFLPEETEGRKLYSTITPYIYYDSTDDYYLPRRGIFAKLAFSYTGLGGDAKYQRLSTDFKAFYGFLDNYDIDVILRYRASFKKLFNTKEVPINSRLYLGGVSSIRGYESSTVSPKGRYSCSSGLCTYDSGGNISFNNSVEINFPISDKLKLRASIFYDFGMIGKKNLSEIKRQSTGISLDWNTPLGPLNFIFSKPIKKKAGDETNVFEFSIGSQF; translated from the coding sequence ATGAATAAAAAGTCAATATGTTTATCTTTATTATGTTTTAATTTATTTGCTACGGATATTATTAAAGAGGTAGAATTTAATGGGCTTATGCACCTTTCTAGCGAACAAGCTTTAAGTAATAGTGGTATAAAAATCGGTGATGAAGTTGATGAAAATAATATAAATAATGCTGTAAAAAAATTATTTTCTTATGGTTTTTTTGACAACATTAGTGTAAAATTTAGTGATTCAAAGTTGATTTTTGATGTTTTAGAAAAGCCATTTATAGCAAAAATAGATATAAAAGGTGTCCCGTCAAACGACAAAAAGCAAATTCAAAATCTAATAAATATTAAAAAAGGTCAAGCTTACGATGAAAAAAATATAGAAGAAGCTAAAGAAAGAATTTCTTTGTATTATCAATCAAGAAGCTTTTATGATACAGTGATTGAGGTTGATAATAAAAAGCTTGAAAATAACGCCTTAGTTTTAGAATTTAATATAAATAGAGGTGAAAAAATAGTAATTAATAAAATCAATTTAGTTGGTGCAAAAAAATTAAAATATTCTAACTTTGAACCTGTAATTGCTAATAAAGAAAAAGAATTTTTAGGTTGGTTTTGGGGCTTTAATGATGGGGAATTAAAGACTTTAGAATTAATAAACGACCCACTAAGAATAAAAGAAGAATATTTAAAAAAAGGTTATTTAGACGCACAGGTTTCAAATGCTTTTTTGCTTGCTAGTATGCAAAATTATACAGCACAATTAAGTTATTATATTAAAGAAGGTAATAGATATAAAATTGATGATATTAAAATAAATAACCCTTTAAAAGAAGTAAAAATTGATATTTCAGATTTAAAAAGTACTAAGGGTAAATATGTAAATTCTGAAAAAGTAAGAATAGATATTGAATATATTAAAAAGATATATCAAGACTTAGGTTATGCTTTTGCACAGGTTGAGCCTAAATTTAATAAAAATGATGATGCGCAAACTTTATCTTTGGTTTTTGATATTGAGCTTGGTAACAAATATAAAATAAAAAATGTTATTATAAGTGGAAATGATAAGTCTTTAGATAAAATAATTAGAAGAGAACTTTATTTAACAGAAGGTATGCAGTTTAATAAAACAGACTTAGATGATAGTGTAATTTCTCTTAAAAAAACAGGTTATTTTGAAAATGTAAATATAACACCAAGCGCTGTAAGTTCAAATGAGCTTGATTTATTAGTAGAAGTAAAAGAGCAATCAACAGGCTCAATATCAGGCGGGATAGGATATAGCACTTCTGATGGATTTTTAGTAAATGCTAGTGTTAGTGATAGAAATATTTTAGGTTCTGGACTTTATGGTGGTATTAATCTTGAGCGTAGTAACAAAGAATTAACAGGAAGAATTTTCTTAAAAAACCCTAGAATTTTTGATAGTAGATTTGCTTTAGGTGGTAGTTTATATAGCTACACTCACGATTGGCTTTCGTATGAAGAAAAAAGTAAGGGTTTTGATTTAGATTTAAGTAGAGATATTACAAGACATTTAGGTGCTGGTATTGCATATAATTTAGAGCAAACTTCTTTAAAATTATATGAGAATGTTTTTTTACCTGAAGAAACAGAAGGAAGAAAATTATATTCAACAATAACACCATATATTTACTATGATAGCACTGATGATTATTATTTACCTAGAAGAGGTATTTTTGCAAAATTAGCTTTTTCATATACAGGTCTTGGCGGAGATGCAAAATATCAAAGATTAAGCACAGATTTTAAAGCTTTTTATGGCTTTTTAGATAATTATGATATTGATGTTATTTTAAGATATAGAGCTTCATTTAAGAAATTATTTAATACAAAAGAAGTTCCAATAAACTCAAGATTATATTTAGGCGGAGTAAGCAGTATTAGAGGTTATGAAAGCAGTACAGTAAGCCCTAAGGGCAGGTATAGTTGCTCATCTGGTCTTTGTACTTATGATAGTGGCGGTAATATAAGTTTTAATAATAGTGTTGAGATTAATTTTCCTATTAGTGATAAACTAAAGCTTAGAGCATCGATTTTTTATGATTTTGGTATGATAGGTAAAAAGAATTTAAGTGAGATTAAAAGGCAAAGTACAGGTATAAGTCTTGATTGGAATACGCCTTTAGGGCCGCTTAATTTCATATTCTCTAAGCCAATTAAGAAAAAAGCAGGCGATGAAACAAATGTATTTGAATTTAGTATCGGAAGTCAATTTTAA